In Halobacteriovorax marinus SJ, the following proteins share a genomic window:
- a CDS encoding DOPA 4,5-dioxygenase family protein, translating into MNVKEYHAHLYYSEENLEVAKQVVEKAREFGLFSIGRIHERLVGPHPMWSCQLLFKNDELPKAMPWILENREGLIIFMHPDTGNDLEDHTDHAIWIGGKVDLNLEVFKRGN; encoded by the coding sequence ATGAATGTTAAAGAATACCATGCACACCTATATTACAGTGAAGAGAATTTAGAAGTCGCCAAGCAGGTTGTAGAGAAGGCCAGAGAGTTTGGTCTATTTTCAATCGGAAGAATTCACGAAAGGCTTGTTGGTCCACATCCTATGTGGAGTTGCCAGCTACTTTTTAAAAATGATGAACTTCCAAAGGCGATGCCTTGGATATTAGAGAATAGAGAGGGGCTGATTATATTCATGCACCCAGATACTGGAAATGATCTAGAAGATCATACCGATCATGCTATTTGGATTGGTGGTAAAGTCGATCTTAATTTAGAAGTATTTAAGAGAGGAAATTAG
- a CDS encoding JmjC domain-containing protein, whose translation MFHFLSRLLPKEEINKLMKSVMSNEVYSYNGTSEYFNELKNLPKFSSVTNFLDHWTGEVDVHLLDLKDEASTKKVSTHEAMSYYDQGMGLLFNDLNLFDEKMQDDLNRLCGDFGVSRATMSRNLVYATPKGGGTATHFDQNINLVLQLKGRKSWWLKENECVRNPLTRHTLGTISDPELSSYIDSPFPDSIKYDEEYELSEGSLLFVPKGHWHKTHAHDDSLALNFTFSLPSWVDILSMALRARLIQSEYWRDSVIGLNSETSAKEKLSLFETLLDSLKSDIQSWDAGEILSFIEFSEGEESNE comes from the coding sequence GTGTTTCACTTTTTAAGTCGACTTCTACCAAAAGAAGAAATTAATAAATTAATGAAAAGTGTAATGAGTAATGAAGTTTACTCATACAATGGTACATCTGAATATTTTAATGAGTTAAAGAATCTTCCTAAATTTTCATCGGTGACAAATTTTCTAGACCACTGGACTGGGGAAGTAGATGTTCACTTACTTGATCTAAAAGATGAAGCGAGTACTAAGAAAGTCTCTACCCATGAGGCCATGAGTTACTATGATCAAGGGATGGGCCTTCTCTTTAATGACCTCAATCTCTTTGATGAGAAAATGCAAGATGACTTGAACCGCTTATGTGGAGACTTTGGTGTTTCAAGAGCAACGATGTCTAGAAACCTAGTCTATGCTACACCTAAGGGTGGGGGGACAGCGACTCACTTTGATCAAAATATAAATTTAGTCCTACAATTAAAAGGTCGAAAGTCATGGTGGCTAAAAGAAAATGAATGTGTAAGAAACCCTCTTACAAGACATACTCTAGGAACAATTTCTGATCCTGAACTCTCAAGTTATATTGATTCTCCTTTTCCTGATTCAATTAAGTACGATGAGGAATACGAACTCAGCGAGGGGAGTCTTCTCTTCGTTCCAAAGGGACATTGGCATAAGACCCATGCTCATGACGATTCTCTGGCCTTGAACTTTACATTCTCACTACCTTCGTGGGTTGATATTCTCTCTATGGCCCTTAGGGCAAGGTTGATTCAATCTGAATATTGGAGAGATTCAGTCATTGGCCTAAATAGTGAAACTAGTGCAAAGGAAAAACTCTCACTCTTTGAGACTCTACTCGATTCTCTAAAGAGTGATATTCAATCTTGGGACGCTGGAGAGATTCTTTCTTTTATCGAGTTTTCCGAAGGCGAAGAGAGCAATGAGTAA
- a CDS encoding BaiN/RdsA family NAD(P)/FAD-dependent oxidoreductase, which yields MSKEVHIVGAGPSGLYCAYLLLENGFEVHLYDQKSGVGKKFLVAGNGGLNLTHSEDLEKFVEKYGENTAVFTRLISEFSPEDLRAWCKGLGVETFIGSSGRVFPKTLKAAQLLSLWLEKLKSSPKFHLHLKHKLTSITKDGELSFYVDEKSIDIKTTDTILCLGGGSWKKTGSDGLWVNFIEKLGVQVKEFRSMNCGFSTDWSKEFLTGFEDDYLKNIAIEFSNQSIRGELMLTSYGIEGGGIYAHSSNIQKYLLENGEAQIFLDLKPSLSREDVLKKLSKPRGKNSLSNFLRKSLNLSKLSIKLIRELVSKEECQDQNLLADKIKRLPITLREARPIDESISTGGGVIFDGLDEDFKVHGTHSIYLIGEMLDWEAPTGGYLLQGCFSMAHHTSKSIISKYS from the coding sequence ATGAGTAAAGAAGTTCATATTGTTGGAGCAGGTCCAAGTGGGCTCTACTGCGCTTATTTATTACTTGAGAATGGCTTTGAAGTACACCTCTACGATCAAAAAAGTGGAGTAGGGAAGAAGTTTCTCGTGGCCGGAAATGGTGGGCTAAACCTTACTCACAGTGAAGATCTTGAAAAATTTGTAGAAAAGTATGGTGAGAATACAGCAGTCTTTACAAGACTTATAAGCGAGTTCTCTCCAGAGGACTTAAGAGCATGGTGTAAAGGTCTTGGGGTTGAGACCTTCATTGGTAGTAGTGGTCGAGTGTTTCCAAAAACTCTTAAGGCCGCTCAATTACTTTCTCTATGGCTTGAAAAATTAAAATCATCACCAAAATTTCATCTACACTTAAAACATAAACTCACTTCAATCACTAAAGATGGAGAGTTAAGTTTTTATGTTGATGAGAAAAGTATAGATATTAAAACCACTGATACTATTCTCTGTCTTGGTGGAGGAAGTTGGAAGAAGACAGGATCTGATGGACTTTGGGTTAATTTTATAGAAAAGTTAGGAGTCCAGGTAAAAGAGTTTCGCTCTATGAATTGTGGATTTAGCACAGATTGGTCGAAGGAGTTCTTAACTGGTTTTGAAGATGATTACTTAAAGAATATCGCTATTGAGTTTTCGAATCAATCCATACGTGGGGAATTAATGCTCACTTCCTATGGTATTGAAGGGGGTGGGATCTATGCTCATAGCTCTAATATTCAAAAATATCTCCTCGAAAATGGGGAGGCGCAAATATTTTTGGATTTAAAACCTTCTCTATCAAGAGAAGATGTTCTAAAGAAGCTTTCTAAACCTAGAGGAAAGAACTCTCTTAGTAATTTTCTTAGAAAGAGTCTAAATCTCTCAAAGCTTTCAATTAAGTTAATCAGAGAGCTTGTATCTAAAGAAGAATGCCAAGATCAAAATCTCTTAGCAGATAAGATTAAACGTCTTCCTATTACTTTAAGAGAAGCCCGTCCAATTGATGAATCTATCTCCACTGGTGGAGGAGTCATCTTTGATGGACTTGATGAGGATTTTAAAGTTCACGGAACTCATTCTATTTATCTCATAGGTGAGATGTTAGATTGGGAAGCTCCGACAGGTGGTTATCTCTTGCAAGGCTGCTTTTCAATGGCCCACCACACTTCAAAGAGTATTATTTCTAAGTATTCTTAA
- the truD gene encoding tRNA pseudouridine(13) synthase TruD, giving the protein MTDLPYISDLNLKIGGEIKESAEDFIVEEIPLYLPSGEGQHIYLLIRKRELTTADIERELTSIFNISDKDIGYAGLKDKLAITTQWFSLSLGANYPIDEIKNLIEERIEGVEVLELGRHSNKLKIGHLKGNKFTLKISNTISSPLSISNKIIQELKQQGIPNFYGSQRFGSKGDNALIGKEVLLGKKKVKKRWLGKMYLSAYQSKLFNEWLSHRVQSGDFSTILEGDLLQNIEGGRTFQINDFNQSVEEFNNFIISYTGPIFGNKALSPSGTPQEIEEEILKREEVSLEDFKKSRLQGTRRIARLPLHDLEIIDSSEDSIQLSFSLPAGSYATIVAREFIKNT; this is encoded by the coding sequence ATGACAGACCTTCCCTATATAAGTGACTTAAATCTCAAAATTGGTGGAGAGATTAAAGAGAGTGCTGAAGACTTTATTGTCGAAGAGATTCCACTCTACCTTCCCTCAGGAGAAGGACAACATATCTATCTCTTAATAAGAAAAAGAGAGCTCACAACTGCAGATATTGAAAGAGAGTTAACTTCAATATTTAACATATCAGATAAAGATATTGGTTATGCTGGATTAAAAGATAAGTTGGCCATAACAACTCAGTGGTTCTCACTTTCTTTAGGTGCGAACTATCCAATAGATGAAATTAAAAACCTAATCGAAGAAAGAATAGAAGGTGTTGAAGTTCTTGAACTTGGTAGACACAGCAATAAATTAAAAATTGGACACCTAAAAGGAAATAAATTTACACTAAAGATTTCCAATACAATTTCTTCCCCACTTAGTATCTCTAATAAAATTATCCAAGAGCTAAAACAGCAAGGTATTCCTAATTTCTATGGGAGTCAGCGCTTTGGTTCGAAAGGAGATAATGCCCTAATAGGAAAGGAAGTTCTTCTTGGGAAGAAGAAAGTTAAAAAGAGATGGCTGGGGAAAATGTATCTCTCGGCCTATCAATCAAAGCTCTTCAATGAATGGCTTAGTCACAGAGTTCAATCTGGAGACTTTTCTACAATCTTAGAGGGTGATTTACTTCAAAATATTGAAGGAGGTAGGACATTTCAAATTAATGACTTCAATCAAAGTGTAGAGGAGTTTAACAACTTCATTATATCTTACACTGGACCAATCTTTGGAAATAAGGCCCTTTCTCCTAGTGGAACACCACAAGAAATAGAAGAAGAAATTCTAAAAAGAGAGGAAGTATCATTAGAAGATTTTAAGAAATCTAGGTTACAAGGAACGAGAAGGATCGCAAGACTTCCTCTTCATGACTTAGAAATCATAGATTCAAGTGAAGATTCAATTCAACTCTCTTTTTCTCTACCTGCAGGAAGTTATGCCACTATTGTTGCTAGAGAGTTTATTAAGAATACTTAG